In the genome of Sulfurimonas autotrophica DSM 16294, the window ACCCATACTGCGACAATCAATCCATGCCAAATAGGTTGCTTCAATTGGTGTTATTTTAATAAACTGCGGATATTTTTTTGCGACTGCTTCGAGGAGTAAATAATTATTGTATAAATGACTTTTTAATGCTTCAAGCCACTCTTTTCCTTCTTTGTAGGCAGTTTCAAAAGCAACATGAGAAAGTGATGAACCTTGGGCGAAATGTACTCTGTCATATGCTTTTTTAAATTGCTCTTTAAGTTCTTTATTCTGTATAGCAACACTGCTCATTGCAAAGCCTGCCATATTAAAAGTTTTTCCTACACCAAGCGCTGTCACAGTGATCTCCTTTGCTTTTTGACTTAGCGAAGCAAAAGCTATATGCTTGTTAGGTTTATAAACTAAATCTGAGTGTATTTCATCTGCAAAAACAACAATATTATGCTCCAAACAGATTGCCAATATTTCTTCCAATTCCTCTTTGCGCCATACTCTTCCAACCGGATTGTGAGGCGAGCATAGAAGTAGAAGTTTAGTATTTTCATTGATTTTTGCTTTAAAATCTTCTATATCGAAACTATATTTTCCCTCAGAATCAAGTTTAAGAGAATTTTTTACAAGTTTTCTGTTAAGTTTTAAAATACTGTGAAAAAATGGCGGATAAACAGGTGTTTGCACAATCACACCCTCACCCTCTTTTGTAAAAGCTTCTATGCACGTATGCATGGATGCCACAACAGAATGAGAATAGAGCATATCTTCTAAATTAAAATCAATGTCATGCTCTTTTTTCATCCACTCAATCTGCGCCATAAATGCCGACTTGGGTACTTCTTCATACCCCATTACAGGATGTTGGAGTCTTTTTTTGACAGCATCTAAAACACATTGCGGCGTGTCTATATCCATATCTGCCACCCATACCGGCAGAACATCTTGTGTACCAAAAAGTTCTTCTCTTAAAGTATACTTTTCCGCATTTGTTCCCTCACGTTCACTTGCTGTTGTAAAGCTGTATGTTAGCGCTTTTTCCATACACTCACCTGTGAAATAGTATGCTGATATTTTCTTGCCGTCTCTTTTATAACAAACTCTAAGTCTTCTACATGTAACAGGTCAAATTTTGCATCTAAAATACTTTTTAAACACTCAATTGTTTTTACCTCATTGCCGTTTCCATCTTTGTAACCGCCGAGCCAAAACTCTTTTTTCGTAGAGCTTTCCTGCCATGTATATGGAGATGTTAGCATCAAAATGCCATCATCATTGAGCCTTGCATCCACTGTATCTAAAAAAAGTCTCGGGTTGTAGAGTCTGTCAATGAGATTTGTCGCCATTATAAGATCATAAGAATTAAAATTCGGTTTTAAATTACAAGCATCGCCCTGCCAAAAAGAGACTTTATGCGCCAACTTTTCATACCCTAAATCCTGCAGGCTTACTTTTTTATTGACAGTGAGCTCACCCTCTTCTTTTGAACTAAAGGCAATATACCCCTCTTCTTTTAATTTAGAACCGACACTGACAAAACGCACAGAGAAGTCTAACCCCTCAACTTCGTCAAAAGTTTTTGCAAGCTCATAACTCGCTCTCCCTGTTGCACAGCCTAAATCCAGTGCTTTTGTTTTGTTATGTGCATATTTATCAGCAATTTTTGCACATGAGACTGCAAAATTTTCAACACCGAAATGTGTGTCACCGTATTGAAACTCACAATACTGCGAGATGAGTTCATCCGTTTCATAAATATCTTCACTTTTGTGCTGTGTGTTTGTTGTAATAACGTATCGAAATCCGGCATTTTGAAAAAAATGTTTTCTAAAGGCATACCGAGAATGTTTCATTATCAAATTCCCGCTGCTTGCCCACGAAGAGCCTAATATGAGGGCATGCTTCTCATCAAAAGTAGGAATTGAAAAGTCATCATAGGCTTCATGCGCCTCAAAGCCTTTAAACCCCCGTATAGGAGTTCGGCTCCACTGCCAGACGTTCCCTATCACATCATAAATTCCATTGAAGCTAAACTCATCTACAGGACAGGATGAGGCATAATGATAAAAATTAATATTTGCCCGACTTTCATGGAGCTCGGGAACATCTTTAAGATTTGAGTGCTGGTACACAAGTTCATATTCGGCTTCACTCGGCAGCGTATAATGACGGCTCTCTTTTCGGCTCTTATACCTGCAAAACGCTTCCGCTTCTAAAGCATTCACATCCACGGGCCAATCCAGTGGCATATCTATAATTTTACTCAATGCCCGGTATTTAAAAGTTGTCTCTTCTTTTACCCAGAAATGCGGATATTTTACTTGAGATTTTTTTAAAAACTCCAATCCTTCTTCGTCCCAGAATTCTTCTCTCTCATAGCCGCTTTCATTGACAAACTCCATAAATTCGCCATTGCTTACTAGATATTTGGAAACCTGATAATCTTCTACAACCTCACTATAATCCCCATATTCATTATCCCATCCGTATAGGTTATGTGTTTTATCTTTTCCCAATGTAACTTCGCCGCCGCTGATTGCTATCATTTCATTTTGAGGGGCATCTGAAGAATGCTTACATAAATTAAATTCAGGAACCTCTTTTATAAACTCGATTGGCATTTGACGATGCAGAACAAGTGAAGTTTCAATATGAATACGCTCATGTTCAATGCTCATCAGTATAATCCACATAGAAGAGTCATCCCGTATCGGTAGTGTAAAA includes:
- the ovoA gene encoding 5-histidylcysteine sulfoxide synthase translates to MYPVTLDGQSIAKKREEIRAYFHNTFDLFEKVFELLKDESVFYKKSEPTRHPMIFYFGHTATFFVNKLINMKIINERINPEFESIFAVGVDEMSWDDMQEGHYKWPEVSEVRAYRNAVRTLVDELIIHLDFTLPIRDDSSMWIILMSIEHERIHIETSLVLHRQMPIEFIKEVPEFNLCKHSSDAPQNEMIAISGGEVTLGKDKTHNLYGWDNEYGDYSEVVEDYQVSKYLVSNGEFMEFVNESGYEREEFWDEEGLEFLKKSQVKYPHFWVKEETTFKYRALSKIIDMPLDWPVDVNALEAEAFCRYKSRKESRHYTLPSEAEYELVYQHSNLKDVPELHESRANINFYHYASSCPVDEFSFNGIYDVIGNVWQWSRTPIRGFKGFEAHEAYDDFSIPTFDEKHALILGSSWASSGNLIMKHSRYAFRKHFFQNAGFRYVITTNTQHKSEDIYETDELISQYCEFQYGDTHFGVENFAVSCAKIADKYAHNKTKALDLGCATGRASYELAKTFDEVEGLDFSVRFVSVGSKLKEEGYIAFSSKEEGELTVNKKVSLQDLGYEKLAHKVSFWQGDACNLKPNFNSYDLIMATNLIDRLYNPRLFLDTVDARLNDDGILMLTSPYTWQESSTKKEFWLGGYKDGNGNEVKTIECLKSILDAKFDLLHVEDLEFVIKETARKYQHTISQVSVWKKR
- a CDS encoding pyridoxal phosphate-dependent aminotransferase, coding for MEKALTYSFTTASEREGTNAEKYTLREELFGTQDVLPVWVADMDIDTPQCVLDAVKKRLQHPVMGYEEVPKSAFMAQIEWMKKEHDIDFNLEDMLYSHSVVASMHTCIEAFTKEGEGVIVQTPVYPPFFHSILKLNRKLVKNSLKLDSEGKYSFDIEDFKAKINENTKLLLLCSPHNPVGRVWRKEELEEILAICLEHNIVVFADEIHSDLVYKPNKHIAFASLSQKAKEITVTALGVGKTFNMAGFAMSSVAIQNKELKEQFKKAYDRVHFAQGSSLSHVAFETAYKEGKEWLEALKSHLYNNYLLLEAVAKKYPQFIKITPIEATYLAWIDCRSMGLKDKKLRAFFINEAKLGLNPGISFGREGSGFMRLNFAVSSAKMTEIVQRLESALQRRQIG